The region TACCAATAACGTCTGTACCGATTTTCTCCATAAACGGTTTGAGTAACGGTAAGCAGGCATGGTTGTACAGATAGCAACCGTATTCCGCTGTGTCTGAAATGGTGCGGTTCATTTCGAATAGCTTTTTACGTGCTATGGTATTGGCAATTAAAGGCGTTTCATGCAGAGACTCATAATAGGCGGACTCTTCGATAATACCGGCCGCTGTCATGGTTTCAAATGCCAGCTCTACACCCGCTTTGACCATAGCAACCATCAAAATACCATTGTCAAAAAACTCCTGCTCTGCAATTTCTTGCTCACAATTGGCTTGTTTTTCAAACGCCGTTTCGGCAGTCTCGGCACGCCAGCTTAGCAGTTTTGCATCGTCTTCATGCCAGTCTGCCATCATGCCCTGTGAAAACTCACCACTGATAATGTCATCCATATGTTTGTTGTATAGTGGGCGCATAATGGCCTTGAGCTCTTCGCTCAATTCAAATGCTTTGATTTTGCCCGGATTCGACAGGCGGTCCATCATATTAGTGATACCACCATGCTTAAGCGCCTCAGTGATCACCTCCCAGCCGTACTGGATGAGTTTTGAGGCATAACCAGGTTCAACACTTTGTTCAACCATTTTGTCAAAGCACAACAAAGAGCCAGTTTGTAGCATGCCGCACAAAATGGTTTGCTCGCCCATCAAATCTGACTTAACTTCAGCGATAAAAGATGAATGTAGTACACCCGCACGATGTCCGCCTGTGCCAGCTGCATAGGCTTTTGCCTGAGCCAGACCATGTCCCTGAGGGTCGTTTTCAGGGTGGACCGCGATAAGCGTTGGCACACCAAAACCACGCTTATACTCTTCTCGAACTTCAGTGCCAGGACATTTGGGAGCGACCATGATAACAGTGATATCATCTCGGACCTGCATTCCCTCTTCGACGATATTAAAGCCATGAGAATACGCCAGTGTGGCGCCTTGCTTCATTAGCGGCATGACAGCTTCGACAACCGCAGAATGCTGTTTGTCAGGGGTCAGGTTTAGTACCACATCAGCCTGTGGGATCAGGGTCTCATAGGTTCCGACCTCAAAGCCATTGTCGCTGGCGTTAAGGAATGACTGACGCTTTTCATCAATAGCTGATTGACGTAACGCATAGCTGACATCCAGACCAGAATCACGTAAGTTAAGACCCTGATTAAGGCCCTGGGCGCCACAGCCGACGATCACCAGCTTTTTACCAAGCAGAACGTTCACGCCGTCCTCGAATTCTTTGGGATCCATAAAGTGGCATTGAGCCAGTTGGGCAAGCTGCTCTCGTAGTGGCAGTGAATTGAAATAGTTCGCCATGATTTGTCCTGTTTGATTCTTCTGGAATAAGGTATAGGGTGTAGCCTAGTAGCAAGTTGAAGTTGCGTAAAATGATATATTTAAATTATTGTATTTCACATAATGAAACACTCCGAGTGTAATCACGATGGATCATAAACAGTTGAAGTATTTCCTGGCACTGGCGGATACCTTACATTTTTCCCGAGCCAGTGAACGTTGCTACATTAGCCCGCCTACGCTAAGCCGCCAGATAAAGCAGTTGGAAGAGGAGGTTGGGGCGCCTTTGTTTATTCGTGACAATCGCAGTGTCGCGCTAACCCCGCAAGGGCAGGCATTCATTCAATACGCACAAGCTACATTGACAAGTTGGCGGCAGTTCAAAAGTGAATGTCTGGATGAAGACAAGCCTTTGAGCGGGGAGCTGAGCCTGTTTTGCTCGGTAACGGCATCTTACAGCTTCATTTATGATTTGTTTGCGCGTTATCGTCAGGATTTTCCGCAGGTTGAACTCAATTTACTGACAGGAGATCCGGCAAATTCCATTGCACAGGTGCAAGGAGAAGTTGTGGATGTAGCGGTCGCCGTTAGGCCTCGCAATCTTCCTCAGGGACTTGAGTATCTGAGTATTGGCCGTTCCCGGTTGTTGTTTATTGCCCCAACGATGAAATGCCCGTTGAGCGATTTGATTGAGCAACATCGGGGGGAGTTGCCCTGGGAGCAGGTACCTTTCATAGTACCAGAGCACGGCGTATTGAAAGAGCGCCTGGATGTGTTTTTTAAGAAAAAAGTGCTGCAGCCAAAAATTTATGCGCATGTTTCTGGGCATGAAGCGATGGTGGCGTTGACCAGTCTGGGGTTTGGCGTTGCCTATGTCCCCGAAGTTGTGTTGGAACAAAGCCCGTTCAGAAATCAGGTGCAGACATTGGGCTTGCAGAGTGAAGAAATTGAAATCGGCCTGGTATGCAAAAAGAAACGGCTGCAGGACCCTGTCGTGAGTGCCTTGTTTCGTGTTGCAGAGCGTTTGTTTGCTGTGTAAAGCGTTTGTTCAGCTAGCGTCACTAGACTAACCGTCACACATAGTTCGAACGAGGCTTTTTCGTGTCAACGGTATTAATCGCACAAGATGAAAAAGGACACAGCATCGCGCCTTTCGAGGCACTACAACAGCATGGTTTCACCATGCGGTTTATCAATATTCATGATGCAACCAGGCAAGGTAATGCCAATTTGCAGGTAGACAGTATTGTGATCGGCCAGACGCTGGCTACCAGTGCACAATATGACACCATTAATACACTCAAATCGTGCTTTGATGCGCCTCTTATGGTGTCTCTTGATGAAGATAATGAGGACTTGCAAAGCCTCATGCTGGAACTGGGGGCGGATGACGTTATCCCATGTATGGCTAAGCCCAGGCTGTGGCGTGCCCGTCTGGATGCGCTGGCCCGCAAGCACCCGGTTCCTCCTGTGCCCTGCGCAGGCATGCCACATGAACTCCACTTTGGAGAACTGAGTTTAAACTTTAATGAGCGCAGCGTATCACTGGCACAGCAGCCGGTTAATTTAACCAGCCATGAATTTGAGCTGCTATGGTTGCTGGC is a window of Pseudoalteromonas sp. R3 DNA encoding:
- the ilvY gene encoding HTH-type transcriptional activator IlvY, producing the protein MDHKQLKYFLALADTLHFSRASERCYISPPTLSRQIKQLEEEVGAPLFIRDNRSVALTPQGQAFIQYAQATLTSWRQFKSECLDEDKPLSGELSLFCSVTASYSFIYDLFARYRQDFPQVELNLLTGDPANSIAQVQGEVVDVAVAVRPRNLPQGLEYLSIGRSRLLFIAPTMKCPLSDLIEQHRGELPWEQVPFIVPEHGVLKERLDVFFKKKVLQPKIYAHVSGHEAMVALTSLGFGVAYVPEVVLEQSPFRNQVQTLGLQSEEIEIGLVCKKKRLQDPVVSALFRVAERLFAV
- a CDS encoding winged helix-turn-helix domain-containing protein, whose protein sequence is MSTVLIAQDEKGHSIAPFEALQQHGFTMRFINIHDATRQGNANLQVDSIVIGQTLATSAQYDTINTLKSCFDAPLMVSLDEDNEDLQSLMLELGADDVIPCMAKPRLWRARLDALARKHPVPPVPCAGMPHELHFGELSLNFNERSVSLAQQPVNLTSHEFELLWLLASRAPEVVSREEIYKKVVGQHYQANSRTVDVRVSCLRRKLGIPL
- the ilvC gene encoding ketol-acid reductoisomerase, with translation MANYFNSLPLREQLAQLAQCHFMDPKEFEDGVNVLLGKKLVIVGCGAQGLNQGLNLRDSGLDVSYALRQSAIDEKRQSFLNASDNGFEVGTYETLIPQADVVLNLTPDKQHSAVVEAVMPLMKQGATLAYSHGFNIVEEGMQVRDDITVIMVAPKCPGTEVREEYKRGFGVPTLIAVHPENDPQGHGLAQAKAYAAGTGGHRAGVLHSSFIAEVKSDLMGEQTILCGMLQTGSLLCFDKMVEQSVEPGYASKLIQYGWEVITEALKHGGITNMMDRLSNPGKIKAFELSEELKAIMRPLYNKHMDDIISGEFSQGMMADWHEDDAKLLSWRAETAETAFEKQANCEQEIAEQEFFDNGILMVAMVKAGVELAFETMTAAGIIEESAYYESLHETPLIANTIARKKLFEMNRTISDTAEYGCYLYNHACLPLLKPFMEKIGTDVIGKGLSQSSNEVDNQTLINVNAAIRNHPVEVVGNTLRGYMSAMKKII